The following are encoded together in the Xanthomonas vesicatoria ATCC 35937 genome:
- a CDS encoding DNA-directed RNA polymerase subunit alpha, with translation MTVTANQVLRPRGPQIERLTDNRAKVVIEPLERGYGHTLGNALRRVLLSSIPGFAITEVEIDGVLHEYTTVEGLQEDVLDVLLNLKDVAIRMHSGDSATLSLSKQGPGTVTAADIRTDHNVEIINGDHVICHLTKDTALNMRLKIERGFGYQPAAARRRPDEETRTIGRLMLDASFSPVRRVAYAVEAARVEQRTDLDKLVIDIETNGTIDAEEAVRTAADILSDQLSVFGDFTHRDRGAAKPAASGVDPVLLRPIDDLELTVRSANCLKAESIYYIGDLIQKTEVELLKTPNLGKKSLTEIKEVLAQRGLALGMKLENWPPAGVAQHGMLG, from the coding sequence ATGACGGTTACCGCCAACCAGGTTCTGCGCCCCCGTGGTCCGCAGATCGAACGTCTTACCGACAATCGCGCAAAGGTCGTGATCGAGCCCTTGGAGCGCGGTTACGGGCACACGCTGGGCAATGCCCTGCGTCGTGTGCTGTTGTCGTCGATCCCCGGTTTTGCGATCACCGAGGTCGAGATCGACGGCGTGCTGCACGAGTACACCACGGTCGAAGGGCTGCAGGAAGACGTGCTTGACGTCCTGCTCAACCTGAAAGACGTGGCGATTCGTATGCACAGTGGCGACAGCGCAACGCTGTCGTTGTCCAAGCAGGGTCCGGGCACGGTCACTGCGGCCGACATCAGGACCGATCACAACGTTGAGATCATCAACGGCGACCATGTGATCTGCCACCTGACCAAAGACACCGCACTGAACATGCGCCTGAAGATCGAGCGTGGGTTCGGCTACCAGCCGGCCGCCGCCCGTCGTCGTCCGGACGAAGAGACCCGCACCATCGGTCGTCTGATGCTGGATGCGTCGTTCTCGCCAGTGCGTCGCGTTGCCTACGCTGTGGAAGCTGCGCGTGTCGAACAGCGTACCGACCTCGACAAGCTGGTGATCGATATCGAAACCAACGGCACGATCGATGCCGAGGAAGCCGTGCGCACCGCCGCCGACATCCTCAGCGATCAGCTGTCGGTGTTCGGCGATTTCACCCACCGCGATCGCGGTGCGGCCAAGCCGGCTGCCAGCGGCGTGGATCCGGTGCTGCTGCGCCCGATCGACGACCTTGAGCTGACCGTGCGTTCGGCCAATTGCCTCAAGGCCGAGAGCATCTACTACATCGGCGATCTGATCCAGAAGACCGAAGTGGAGCTGCTCAAGACCCCGAATCTGGGCAAGAAGTCGCTGACCGAAATCAAGGAAGTGCTGGCACAGCGCGGTCTTGCGCTGGGCATGAAGCTGGAGAACTGGCCGCCGGCCGGTGTTGCCCAGCACGGCATGCTTGGTTAA
- the rplQ gene encoding 50S ribosomal protein L17 produces MRHQKSGRKFNRTSAHREAMFRNMAASLFKHELIKTTLPKAKELRRVAEPLITIGKVDGVANRRLAFARLRDKEAVGKLFVELGPRYATRPGGYLRILKAGFRAGDNAPMAYVELVDRPVVAEEVAE; encoded by the coding sequence ATGCGTCACCAGAAATCCGGTCGTAAGTTCAACCGCACCAGCGCGCACCGCGAAGCCATGTTCCGCAATATGGCTGCTTCGCTGTTCAAGCACGAGCTGATCAAGACCACCTTGCCGAAGGCCAAGGAATTGCGTCGCGTCGCCGAGCCGCTGATCACCATCGGCAAGGTCGATGGCGTGGCAAACCGTCGTCTGGCGTTCGCTCGCCTGCGCGACAAGGAAGCGGTGGGCAAGCTGTTCGTCGAACTGGGCCCGCGTTACGCGACCCGTCCCGGCGGCTACCTGCGCATCCTGAAGGCCGGCTTCCGTGCCGGTGACAATGCGCCAATGGCGTATGTCGAGCTGGTCGACCGCCCGGTCGTGGCGGAAGAAGTGGCCGAGTAA
- a CDS encoding disulfide bond formation protein B: MNPFRWSFRAQFLLGFLACAGLLAYAIYVQLHLGLEPCPLCIFQRIAFAALAVLFLLGALHGPRAAGGRKVYGVLSFIAAGVGMGIAARHVWVQIRPKDMMSSCGPPLSFLSETMGPFEVFRTVLTGTGDCGNIDWRFLGLSMPMWSMVWFVSLALWALYAGFKARRTSVHH; this comes from the coding sequence ATGAATCCATTCCGTTGGAGTTTCCGGGCGCAGTTTCTGTTGGGGTTTCTTGCGTGTGCTGGACTGCTGGCCTACGCCATCTATGTGCAGTTGCACCTGGGGCTGGAGCCGTGTCCGCTGTGTATTTTTCAGCGGATCGCGTTCGCGGCGCTGGCGGTGCTTTTTCTGCTTGGCGCGTTGCATGGGCCGCGTGCTGCCGGTGGGCGCAAGGTCTACGGCGTGCTGAGTTTTATCGCCGCAGGTGTGGGCATGGGCATCGCGGCGCGACATGTGTGGGTGCAGATCCGGCCTAAGGACATGATGTCGTCGTGCGGCCCGCCGCTGAGCTTTCTGAGCGAGACGATGGGGCCCTTTGAAGTGTTCCGCACCGTGCTGACCGGCACCGGGGATTGCGGCAATATCGATTGGCGGTTCTTGGGCCTGAGCATGCCGATGTGGAGCATGGTGTGGTTCGTCTCGTTGGCCTTGTGGGCGCTGTACGCCGGTTTTAAAGCGCGTCGGACATCTGTCCATCACTGA
- a CDS encoding class II 3-deoxy-7-phosphoheptulonate synthase, whose amino-acid sequence MNPSPPSPVSDSAAPAWAPGSWRDKPALQLPVYPDQSALQAAMDELGQLPPLVTSWEIFALKRQLAEAQEGKRFLLQGGDCAENFSDCESGTISNRLKVLLQMSLVLVHGLRLPVVRVGRFAGQYAKPRSADTETRDGVTLPSYRGDVINAPAFTEAARVPDPRRMITAHSRSAMTMNFVRALIDGGFADLHHPEYWNLDWVGYSPLAADYQKMVSSIGDAVRFMETLSGSEVYNLNRIDFYTSHEALLLPYEEGLTRQVPRQWGWFNLSTHYPWIGMRTAALDGAHVEYLRGVRNPIAIKVGPSVQPDQLLRLIDVLNPEDEPGRLSFIHRMGATQIAEKLPPLLDAVKRDGRRVLWVCDAMHGNTESTGNGYKTRRFDNIRSEVELSFDLHAAAGTRLGGVHLELTGEDVTECTGGARELTERDLERAYRSSVDPRLNYEQSLEIAMAIVRKQQQVSSQPLGA is encoded by the coding sequence ATGAATCCTTCCCCCCCTTCTCCCGTGTCCGATTCTGCCGCTCCCGCGTGGGCGCCCGGCAGCTGGCGGGACAAACCCGCACTGCAGCTGCCGGTGTATCCGGATCAGTCTGCCCTGCAGGCTGCGATGGACGAGTTGGGGCAGTTGCCACCGCTGGTGACCTCGTGGGAGATCTTCGCCCTCAAGCGCCAGCTGGCAGAGGCGCAGGAAGGCAAGCGCTTCCTGCTGCAGGGCGGCGATTGCGCGGAAAATTTCAGCGATTGCGAGTCGGGCACGATCTCCAATCGGCTGAAAGTGCTGCTGCAAATGAGCTTGGTGCTGGTGCATGGCCTGCGCCTGCCGGTGGTGCGGGTGGGTCGCTTTGCCGGACAGTACGCCAAGCCGCGATCGGCCGATACCGAGACGCGCGATGGCGTGACATTGCCCAGCTACCGCGGCGATGTGATCAATGCGCCGGCCTTCACCGAAGCTGCGCGCGTGCCCGACCCGCGTCGCATGATCACCGCGCATTCGCGCTCGGCGATGACGATGAATTTCGTGCGTGCGCTGATCGATGGCGGCTTCGCCGACCTGCATCACCCCGAATACTGGAATCTGGACTGGGTGGGCTATTCGCCACTGGCGGCGGACTATCAGAAGATGGTGTCCTCGATCGGCGATGCGGTGCGCTTCATGGAAACCCTGTCCGGCTCTGAGGTGTACAACCTCAATCGCATCGACTTCTATACCTCGCACGAAGCGCTGTTGCTGCCCTACGAAGAAGGCCTGACCCGTCAGGTGCCGCGTCAGTGGGGCTGGTTCAACCTCAGCACGCACTACCCGTGGATCGGCATGCGCACCGCAGCGCTGGATGGCGCGCACGTGGAATATCTGCGTGGCGTGCGCAATCCGATCGCGATCAAGGTCGGGCCGTCGGTGCAGCCGGACCAATTGCTGCGCCTGATCGATGTGCTCAACCCGGAGGACGAACCCGGACGTTTGAGCTTCATCCATCGCATGGGGGCAACACAGATTGCAGAGAAATTGCCGCCGCTGCTGGATGCGGTCAAGCGCGATGGCCGGCGCGTGTTGTGGGTTTGCGACGCGATGCATGGCAATACCGAAAGCACCGGAAACGGCTATAAAACCCGGCGTTTCGACAACATCCGCAGCGAAGTGGAGTTGTCGTTCGACTTGCATGCGGCGGCCGGTACGCGGCTGGGCGGCGTGCATCTGGAGCTCACCGGCGAAGATGTCACCGAATGCACCGGCGGTGCGCGCGAGCTGACCGAGCGCGATCTGGAGCGCGCGTACCGCTCCAGTGTGGACCCGCGCTTGAACTATGAGCAGTCGCTGGAAATTGCGATGGCGATCGTGCGTAAGCAGCAACAGGTAAGTTCGCAGCCGCTGGGTGCGTGA
- a CDS encoding mechanosensitive ion channel family protein, with amino-acid sequence MTADWNVIREYAIPLGAALLAGAVTWSLMLWLFRRMQGRDYRRARIIRVVTLPAAFILPLLFLRIATEAIPLEGKGLTALQSLLHVGIVGCITWLLVRAVAAGEAAILRSNPIEVSDNLTARRIQTQTRVLSRVVMGTVILLGISVVLLGFEQVRQIGKTLLASAGIIGLVAGIAAKPVFGNLIAGLQIALTQPIRLDDVVIVEGEWGRIEEIGSSYVVVRIWDERRMVVPLTWFIENPFQNWTRASADLLGTAFLWLDYRTPIAAVRAELERICQSEPLWDGRVCVTQITDTSDNTIQVRLLVSARNSGDAFDLRCLVRERMIDFLTREHAYALPRIRAEIAAQEKPVSRAAEPISPESVRSPGAEDGEPAASL; translated from the coding sequence TTGACTGCCGATTGGAACGTCATCCGCGAATACGCAATTCCACTGGGCGCCGCGCTGTTGGCCGGCGCCGTCACCTGGTCGCTGATGCTGTGGCTGTTTCGCCGCATGCAGGGACGCGACTATCGCCGTGCGCGCATCATTCGCGTGGTCACGTTGCCGGCGGCGTTCATCCTGCCATTGCTGTTTCTGCGGATCGCCACAGAAGCGATTCCTCTGGAAGGCAAGGGGCTGACTGCGCTGCAGAGCCTGTTGCATGTCGGCATCGTCGGCTGCATTACCTGGTTGTTGGTGCGAGCGGTGGCCGCCGGCGAGGCGGCGATCCTGCGCAGCAACCCCATCGAAGTCTCCGACAACCTCACCGCGCGACGCATCCAGACCCAGACACGGGTCTTGAGTCGCGTGGTGATGGGCACGGTGATCCTGCTTGGTATCTCGGTGGTGCTGCTCGGTTTCGAGCAGGTGCGCCAGATCGGCAAGACCCTGCTGGCCTCGGCGGGCATCATCGGGCTGGTAGCCGGTATCGCGGCCAAACCGGTCTTCGGCAACCTGATCGCCGGCCTGCAGATTGCGCTGACCCAGCCGATTCGCCTGGACGATGTGGTGATCGTGGAAGGCGAGTGGGGGCGGATCGAAGAGATCGGCAGCTCGTATGTGGTGGTGCGTATTTGGGATGAGCGGCGCATGGTAGTGCCGCTCACCTGGTTCATCGAAAACCCGTTCCAGAACTGGACCCGGGCCAGTGCGGACCTGCTCGGTACCGCATTCCTGTGGTTGGATTACCGCACGCCTATCGCGGCGGTGCGCGCGGAACTGGAGCGCATCTGCCAGAGCGAGCCGCTGTGGGATGGACGCGTCTGCGTCACCCAGATCACCGATACCAGCGACAACACCATCCAGGTCCGCCTGTTGGTGAGCGCGCGTAATTCTGGCGACGCGTTCGATCTGCGCTGCCTGGTACGCGAGCGTATGATCGACTTTCTGACCCGCGAGCACGCATACGCGTTGCCCAGGATCCGCGCCGAAATTGCAGCGCAGGAAAAGCCGGTGTCGCGTGCCGCAGAACCGATCTCCCCGGAGAGCGTGCGTTCGCCGGGGGCGGAAGACGGCGAGCCTGCAGCATCGCTCTAG
- a CDS encoding amidase, which produces MCVALLLALSGCVHTDDPRPVTGTTSAATPLDLIEADVAGLQARMTRGDTTSLALTRAYLQRIDTIDRAGPTLNAVIERNAQAEADARALDAERAAGRVRGPLHGIPVLLKDNIDAVPMVNSAGSLALSAFRPSRDAFLVQRLRAAGAVILGKTNLSEWANFRSTQSSSGWSGRGGLTRNPYALDRNPCGSSAGTGAAIAASLATVGIGTETDGSITCPASVNGLVGLKPTVGLVSRDGIIPISASQDTAGPMTRSVADAAALLQAIASPDPQDPATGNAPSPTPDYLAHLTPDGLRGARLGLLRNPLREDPAIAAALDRAVQTLRAAGATLIETRLATDGQWDAAEQTVLLVEFKAGLNAYLRSRAAPVKDLDALVAFNRANAQREMPYFGQELFEQAQAAPGLEDLAYLSARASARWLAGEQGIDAALKADRLDALIVPTTGAAWVTTLDKGDTFPGAGYGAAAVAGYPSLSVPMGQTQGLPLGLLFMGTAWSEPRLIELAYAYEQRSHARFAPRYAPSAPPATPGASQPKTAD; this is translated from the coding sequence TTGTGCGTTGCGTTGCTGCTGGCGCTGTCCGGCTGTGTGCATACCGATGACCCGCGCCCGGTCACCGGCACCACGTCGGCTGCCACACCGCTCGACCTGATCGAGGCCGATGTCGCCGGCCTGCAAGCCCGCATGACCCGGGGCGATACCACCAGCCTGGCCCTGACGCGCGCCTACCTGCAGCGGATCGACACCATCGACCGCGCCGGCCCCACGCTCAACGCTGTGATCGAGCGCAACGCGCAGGCCGAAGCGGACGCCCGCGCCCTGGACGCGGAACGCGCTGCCGGCCGCGTGCGCGGACCGTTGCACGGCATCCCGGTGCTGCTCAAGGACAACATCGACGCCGTGCCGATGGTCAATAGCGCCGGCTCGCTGGCCCTGTCCGCGTTTCGCCCTTCCCGCGATGCATTCCTGGTGCAGCGCCTGCGCGCGGCCGGCGCGGTGATCCTGGGCAAGACCAACCTCAGCGAATGGGCCAACTTCCGTTCCACCCAGTCCAGTTCCGGCTGGAGCGGCCGCGGCGGGCTGACCCGTAATCCGTACGCACTGGATCGCAATCCCTGCGGCTCCAGCGCCGGCACCGGCGCGGCGATTGCCGCCAGCCTGGCCACCGTGGGCATCGGCACCGAGACCGACGGCAGCATCACCTGCCCGGCCTCGGTCAACGGCCTGGTCGGGCTGAAGCCGACGGTAGGCCTGGTCAGCCGCGACGGCATCATCCCGATTTCGGCAAGCCAGGACACCGCCGGGCCGATGACGCGCAGCGTCGCCGACGCGGCTGCGTTGTTGCAGGCGATCGCCTCACCCGACCCGCAAGACCCGGCCACGGGCAATGCGCCGTCGCCCACACCAGACTATCTCGCCCACCTCACACCCGATGGCCTGCGCGGCGCGCGCCTGGGCCTGCTGCGCAATCCCCTGCGCGAGGATCCCGCGATCGCCGCCGCGTTGGACCGCGCCGTGCAGACCTTGCGTGCGGCAGGTGCCACGCTGATCGAAACCCGCCTGGCGACCGATGGGCAGTGGGATGCCGCTGAGCAAACGGTTCTGTTAGTCGAATTCAAGGCCGGCTTGAATGCCTACCTGCGCAGCCGTGCCGCGCCGGTCAAAGACCTGGACGCGCTGGTCGCCTTCAATCGCGCCAATGCGCAGCGCGAGATGCCCTACTTCGGCCAAGAGTTGTTCGAGCAGGCGCAGGCTGCGCCGGGGCTGGAGGACCTGGCTTATCTGAGCGCGCGTGCCAGCGCCAGATGGCTTGCCGGCGAACAAGGCATCGACGCAGCACTGAAAGCCGACCGCCTGGACGCCTTGATCGTGCCGACCACCGGCGCCGCCTGGGTCACCACACTCGACAAGGGCGACACCTTTCCCGGTGCCGGCTACGGCGCTGCGGCAGTGGCCGGGTATCCCAGCCTGAGCGTGCCGATGGGGCAGACCCAGGGCCTGCCGCTCGGGTTGTTGTTCATGGGCACAGCCTGGAGCGAGCCACGGCTGATCGAACTGGCCTACGCCTACGAGCAACGCAGCCACGCGCGGTTTGCGCCCCGCTACGCGCCGAGCGCACCGCCGGCGACACCGGGCGCATCGCAACCGAAGACGGCCGACTGA
- a CDS encoding DUF2127 domain-containing protein → MSKTPYSPDPRAHPGLHAIALLEAIKGGLALLAATGLEILGPLPLQHAVSTLIRRFNLDPDHGALPSLLKTISPDAVHLAAAAMLAYGLLHVVEAWGLWRAKAWASVLGCLSAAIYLPFDIYAIVRHPGWTAWAVLAINLIVVGVLARDLVKRRRR, encoded by the coding sequence GTGAGCAAGACGCCCTACAGCCCGGATCCGCGCGCGCATCCGGGCCTCCACGCGATCGCCTTGCTAGAGGCGATCAAGGGCGGGCTTGCGCTGCTGGCGGCGACGGGCCTGGAAATTCTGGGCCCGCTCCCGCTGCAGCATGCGGTCAGTACGCTGATCCGCCGTTTCAACCTGGATCCGGACCACGGCGCATTGCCGTCGTTACTCAAGACCATCAGCCCCGATGCGGTGCATCTGGCTGCCGCCGCCATGCTGGCCTACGGCCTGCTGCATGTGGTGGAAGCCTGGGGTCTGTGGCGTGCCAAGGCCTGGGCTTCGGTACTGGGCTGCCTGTCGGCGGCCATCTATCTGCCTTTCGATATCTACGCCATCGTCCGCCACCCTGGCTGGACCGCCTGGGCCGTGCTCGCGATCAACCTGATCGTGGTCGGCGTGCTGGCACGCGATCTGGTCAAACGCCGACGCCGCTGA
- the typA gene encoding translational GTPase TypA → MSIEKLRNIAIVAHVDHGKTTLVDCLLKQSGTLSERTVLAERVMDSNDQEKERGITILAKNTAITWNGNRINIVDTPGHADFGGEVERVLSMVDSVLILVDAMDGPMPQTRFVTQKAFAMGFKPIVVVNKIDRPGARPDWVIDQVFDLFDKLGATDEQLDFPIVYTSALNGYASLDSDVRDGDMTPLYEAIMQHVSAPDVDPDGPFQMRISQLDYNNFVGVIGIGRIQRGVLKKNMPVSVIDREGKKRQGKVLQVLGFLGLERIEQDTAEAGDIVAISGVAELTISDTVCALEHPESLPALTVDEPTISMTFQVNNSPFAGNKDLSGGKFLTSRQLRDRLDREKVHNVALKVEEGSDADKFLVSGRGELHLSVLIENMRREGYELAVSRPEVIIKEIDGKQMEPIEQLVVDIEEQHQGGVMEKLGTRKGQLKNMEPDGKGRVRLDYMIPARGLIGFQNEFRTLTQGSGLLFHVFDHYGPKEQGAIAKRQNGVMIANAPGATPAYALGPLEERGRLFAAEGDNVYEGQLIGIHSKDNDLTVNAIKTKPLTNMRASGKDDAIKLTPAIKYTLEQALDFIEDDELVEVTPKEIRLRKKFLTESDRKRAGRSG, encoded by the coding sequence ATGTCCATTGAAAAACTCCGCAATATCGCCATCGTCGCGCACGTTGACCATGGCAAGACCACCCTCGTCGACTGCCTGCTGAAGCAGTCCGGCACCCTGTCCGAACGCACCGTCTTGGCTGAGCGTGTGATGGACAGCAACGATCAGGAAAAGGAACGTGGCATCACCATCCTGGCCAAGAACACGGCCATTACCTGGAACGGCAACCGCATCAACATCGTCGACACCCCGGGACACGCCGACTTCGGTGGCGAAGTCGAGCGCGTGCTGTCGATGGTGGATTCGGTGCTGATCCTGGTCGACGCGATGGACGGCCCGATGCCGCAAACCCGCTTCGTGACCCAGAAGGCCTTTGCGATGGGCTTCAAGCCGATCGTGGTGGTCAACAAGATCGACCGTCCCGGCGCACGCCCGGACTGGGTCATCGACCAGGTGTTCGACCTGTTCGACAAGCTCGGCGCCACCGACGAGCAGCTGGACTTCCCGATCGTCTACACCTCCGCGTTGAATGGCTACGCCAGCCTGGATTCGGATGTGCGCGACGGCGACATGACCCCGTTGTACGAAGCGATCATGCAGCACGTGTCGGCTCCGGACGTCGATCCGGATGGCCCGTTCCAGATGCGCATCAGCCAGCTGGACTACAACAACTTCGTCGGCGTGATCGGCATCGGCCGCATCCAGCGCGGCGTGCTGAAGAAGAACATGCCGGTCAGCGTGATCGACCGCGAAGGCAAGAAGCGTCAGGGCAAGGTGCTGCAGGTGCTGGGCTTCCTGGGCCTGGAGCGGATCGAGCAGGACACCGCCGAGGCCGGCGACATCGTCGCCATCTCCGGCGTGGCCGAGCTGACCATTTCCGACACCGTGTGCGCGCTCGAGCACCCCGAATCGCTTCCGGCGCTGACCGTGGACGAGCCCACCATCTCGATGACCTTCCAGGTCAACAACTCGCCGTTCGCCGGCAACAAGGACCTGTCCGGTGGCAAGTTCCTGACCAGCCGCCAGCTGCGCGACCGTCTGGACCGCGAGAAGGTGCACAACGTTGCGCTGAAGGTCGAGGAAGGCTCCGACGCCGACAAGTTCCTGGTCTCCGGCCGTGGCGAATTGCATCTGTCGGTGCTGATCGAAAACATGCGTCGCGAAGGCTACGAGCTGGCCGTGTCGCGCCCGGAAGTCATCATCAAGGAAATCGACGGCAAGCAGATGGAGCCGATCGAACAGCTGGTGGTGGACATCGAAGAACAGCACCAGGGCGGCGTGATGGAAAAGCTGGGCACCCGCAAGGGCCAGCTGAAGAACATGGAGCCGGACGGCAAGGGCCGCGTGCGCCTGGATTACATGATCCCGGCGCGTGGCCTGATCGGCTTCCAGAACGAGTTCCGCACCCTGACCCAGGGGTCGGGCCTGCTGTTCCACGTGTTCGACCATTACGGCCCGAAGGAACAGGGCGCCATCGCCAAGCGCCAGAACGGCGTGATGATTGCCAACGCACCGGGCGCGACGCCGGCCTATGCGCTGGGGCCGTTGGAAGAGCGTGGCCGTCTGTTCGCCGCTGAAGGCGACAACGTGTACGAAGGCCAGCTGATCGGTATCCACTCCAAGGACAACGATCTGACCGTCAACGCGATCAAGACCAAGCCGCTGACCAACATGCGCGCTTCGGGCAAGGACGACGCGATCAAGCTGACCCCGGCGATCAAGTACACGCTGGAACAGGCGCTGGACTTCATCGAGGACGACGAGCTGGTCGAAGTCACCCCGAAGGAAATCCGCCTGCGCAAGAAGTTCCTGACCGAAAGCGACCGTAAGCGCGCTGGCCGTTCCGGCTAA
- a CDS encoding peptidylprolyl isomerase: MSLIATFDTSRGPIVVELYPEKAPLTVANFVNLAKRGFYNGLSFHRVIADFMIQGGCPEGSGRGGPGYRFEDEANNGVGHERGVLSMANAGPNTNGSQFFITHTATPWLDGKHTVFGKVIQGLDVVDSVAQGDTINTLTIEGDTDAVLAAKADRVAEWNKILAA; encoded by the coding sequence ATGTCCCTGATCGCCACTTTCGACACGTCCCGCGGCCCGATCGTTGTTGAACTGTATCCGGAGAAGGCCCCGCTCACCGTGGCCAACTTCGTCAACCTGGCCAAGCGCGGCTTCTACAACGGCCTGAGCTTCCACCGCGTCATCGCCGATTTCATGATCCAGGGCGGTTGCCCGGAAGGTTCCGGCCGCGGCGGCCCGGGCTATCGTTTTGAAGACGAAGCCAACAACGGCGTCGGCCACGAGCGCGGCGTGCTGTCCATGGCCAATGCCGGCCCGAACACCAATGGCAGCCAGTTCTTCATCACCCACACCGCCACCCCGTGGCTGGACGGTAAGCACACCGTGTTCGGCAAGGTCATCCAGGGCCTGGACGTGGTGGACAGCGTCGCCCAGGGCGACACCATCAATACGCTCACCATCGAAGGCGACACCGACGCCGTGCTGGCCGCAAAGGCCGACCGCGTCGCGGAGTGGAACAAGATCCTCGCCGCCTGA
- a CDS encoding malate dehydrogenase yields the protein MKAPVRVAVTGAAGQIGYALLFRIASGEMLGKDQPVILQLLELPIEKAQAALKGVMMELEDCAFPLLAGMVGTDDAEVAFKDIDVALLVGSRPRGPGMERKDLLLANAEIFTAQGAALNKVAKRDVKVLVVGNPANTNAYIAMKSAPDLDPKNFTAMLRLDHNRALSQLSAKLGKPVAGIEKLAVWGNHSPTMYPDYRFATADGASVGDAINDQEWNAGTFIPTVGKRGAAIIEARGLSSAASAANAAIDHIHDWVLGTNGKWVTMGVPSDGSYGIPEGVMFGFPVTTENGKYTIVKDLPIDDFSQKYIDKTLAELEEERSGVAHLLS from the coding sequence ATGAAAGCACCTGTTCGTGTTGCTGTGACCGGCGCTGCCGGCCAGATCGGCTATGCCCTGCTGTTCCGCATCGCCTCCGGCGAAATGCTGGGCAAGGACCAGCCGGTCATTCTGCAGTTGCTTGAACTGCCGATCGAGAAGGCCCAGGCCGCCCTCAAGGGCGTGATGATGGAACTGGAAGACTGCGCGTTCCCGCTGCTGGCCGGCATGGTCGGTACCGACGACGCCGAAGTGGCCTTCAAGGACATCGATGTCGCCCTGCTGGTCGGTTCGCGTCCGCGCGGCCCGGGCATGGAGCGCAAGGACCTGCTGCTGGCCAACGCGGAGATCTTCACCGCGCAGGGCGCGGCCCTGAACAAGGTCGCCAAGCGCGACGTGAAGGTGCTGGTGGTCGGCAACCCGGCCAACACCAATGCCTATATTGCGATGAAGTCGGCGCCCGACCTGGACCCGAAGAATTTCACCGCCATGCTGCGCCTTGACCACAACCGCGCGCTGAGCCAGCTCTCGGCCAAGCTTGGCAAGCCGGTGGCCGGCATCGAGAAGCTGGCAGTGTGGGGCAACCACAGCCCGACCATGTATCCGGATTACCGTTTCGCCACCGCCGACGGCGCCTCTGTCGGCGATGCGATCAACGACCAGGAATGGAATGCCGGCACCTTCATCCCGACCGTCGGCAAGCGTGGCGCGGCGATCATCGAAGCCCGTGGCCTGTCCTCGGCCGCTTCCGCCGCCAATGCCGCCATCGACCACATCCATGACTGGGTGCTGGGCACCAACGGCAAATGGGTGACGATGGGCGTGCCGTCGGACGGCTCCTACGGCATTCCGGAAGGCGTGATGTTCGGCTTCCCGGTCACCACCGAAAACGGCAAGTACACCATCGTCAAGGATCTGCCGATCGACGACTTCAGCCAGAAGTACATCGACAAGACCCTGGCCGAGCTGGAAGAAGAGCGCAGCGGCGTGGCGCATCTGCTGAGCTGA
- a CDS encoding glutathione S-transferase family protein produces the protein MKLYTKPGACSLADHIVLRWSGLPFDLVVVDAATMKSPEYLQLNPAGAVPLLVVDDWALTQNAAILNYIADVAPLSSLGGDGSARRRAEINRWIAFSNADVHPTFKPIFGSTAYLQDEALIARSHDDARSKLRVLYTRVDAHLQGREWLAGDSHTGADAYLFVTLRWANKAGVDLTGLTALDAFFKRMQADADVQAALKAEGLS, from the coding sequence ATGAAGCTCTACACCAAGCCCGGCGCCTGTTCGCTTGCAGACCACATCGTGTTGCGCTGGTCCGGGCTTCCGTTCGACCTGGTTGTGGTCGATGCCGCCACGATGAAGTCGCCCGAGTATTTGCAGCTCAATCCCGCAGGCGCAGTGCCGTTGCTGGTGGTCGATGACTGGGCGTTGACTCAGAACGCAGCCATCCTGAATTACATCGCCGATGTTGCGCCGCTCAGCAGCCTGGGCGGTGACGGCAGCGCGCGTCGCCGCGCCGAAATCAATCGCTGGATCGCCTTTTCGAATGCCGATGTGCATCCGACCTTCAAGCCGATCTTCGGCAGCACGGCGTATCTGCAGGACGAGGCATTGATTGCGCGCAGTCATGACGATGCACGCAGCAAGTTGCGCGTTCTCTACACGCGCGTTGACGCGCACCTGCAGGGCCGCGAGTGGTTGGCCGGCGACAGCCATACCGGCGCCGATGCCTATCTGTTCGTGACCTTGCGGTGGGCCAATAAAGCCGGCGTCGACCTCACCGGTCTGACCGCACTGGATGCGTTCTTCAAGCGCATGCAGGCCGATGCCGATGTACAGGCCGCGCTGAAGGCCGAAGGCCTGTCGTAA